From Hydra vulgaris chromosome 15, alternate assembly HydraT2T_AEP, one genomic window encodes:
- the LOC124809151 gene encoding NADH dehydrogenase (ubiquinone) complex I, assembly factor 6 — translation MMFYMFRKNKMLKTCARNLVHSTNNTRNKIEYCVMLVKTKEFENYLCTLLLPFNVRTTGMIIRAFNIELAQIDALTSDLKTAQMRIQFWREALESIYAGRPPNHPVAISLALCLEKQMLSKASFNKLIDIREKHLSNKPFMSLNDAATYGEYSVSPILHLIMEGLETTGSNSFLSAKHLGKACSLVTLLRSVQYFTQRRIVLLPIELCCKYSLSQEDLLRNKYPEKTKNIYKEITNYALMHIDELHKLKKSLSKTEKLIFLPSISCEIFLNNFRDLNFDIFNKKLYQRQWILPWRLFVTTYFK, via the coding sequence ATGATGTTTTatatgtttagaaaaaataaaatgttaaaaacttgtGCCAGAAATTTAGTCCACTCCACCAATaatacaagaaataaaattgaGTACTGTGTTATGTTAGTAAAGACAAAAGAGTTCGaaaattatttatgtacatTATTGCTTCCATTTAATGTGCGCACTACAGGAATGATTATTCGAGCTTTTAACATAGAACTAGCACAAATCGATGCTTTAACATCTGATTTAAAAACAGCTCAAATGAGAATTCAGTTTTGGAGAGAGGCTTTAGAAAGTATATATGCTGGTCGACCTCCAAACCATCCTGTTGCTATATCATTGGCTTTATGTTtggaaaaacaaatgttatcgAAAGCATCATTTAATAAGCTTATAGACATCAGAGAAAAACATTTAAGTAATAAACCATTTATGAGTTTAAATGATGCTGCAACCTATGGAGAATATTCTGTTTCTCCAATACTGCATTTAATTATGGAAGGATTAGAAACAACGGGTTCAAACTCTTTTTTGAGTGCAAAACATCTTGGAAAAGCATGTTCTCTTGTTACACTTCTTCGTTCTGTTCAATATTTTACACAAAGGCGTATTGTTCTTTTACCTATTGAGCTTTGttgcaaatattctttatctCAAGAAGATTTACTGCGCAataaatatccagaaaaaactaaaaatatatacaaagaaATTACTAATTATGCATTAATGCATATTGATGAACttcataaattaaagaaaagtttgtcaaaaactgaaaaacttatttttcttcCTAGCATCTCATgtgaaatttttctaaataattttcgagatcttaattttgatatttttaataaaaaactttaccaaAGACAATGGATTCTTCCATGGAGGCTCTTTGtaacaacttattttaaatag